The Coffea arabica cultivar ET-39 chromosome 10e, Coffea Arabica ET-39 HiFi, whole genome shotgun sequence region GATTATTTACAGGATGGGCCAAGAGGTTGAGCAAGTGTTGATTGAGTGGGAAAATTTGGACTGAGATGACTCTGCTTGGGAGGATTGGTCCCTTATTCGAGTGCAATTTGCAGAAATTGAATCCTAGAGACTAGGATTttttgaaggggaaggcaaTGTTATGTCCTGATAATATCTAAGAAGATCATTTGTTGATTGTGCCAAGCTGGCGTCCTAGCTGGAGTTAGTTAGGAAGTTAGCCAGGAAGGAATCTTTTCTGTTAGCTGGTAGTTATCGATCATTAGCACAGTTTCTGTATAAATAACCGAGTGGTTGTATTGATTCGGCAGCGAGATGATCAATTGCATTCTCATTCTATTTTCAGATCATCTTtccattctctctctctctctcttaaattCGCTCCATTTTCTTTTTGCGTTCATATGATACTTCCTTGCTCAGGAAGTTAACCACAATAGAGGAATGCCAATGAAATAATCAAAAACATCAggggagatttctgaaattatcccattaaTTTGTACTACTCAATTAAAAGCACGTTGCCCGTGCGGTTGTGCAGAATCTCGAGTCTGGACGTCCTTGTGTGTGGTTTGTTGTGCATCATATTATCAATTTCCTTCTTAATTCCGATAAAGAAagacatttatttattttacataaCTTGTCACAGATGTTGTACGAGGAGACTGTGCAGAACTCCATTCACCATCTAGCATCCTTTCCTTCCTTTACTATTGGTCGTCATAAAACAAACCAacaaaaaaatggaagaaaaaatcGTCATCAAAGCACTTCGGACGAACCAAATTAGAAGAAATAATGACGATTTTTTTATCCCAAGAGACAATTAAGTGATTTTGGATTTGATTTTAGGTTGATAATGACTTGTGTGGTTATTCTTTAACCATATAGACTAAGGACGGAAGCCCGGTGTCCACGTCGGCGTGGTCGTCCTCCGCGTGGCGCCTGGTGATTCGTTTGTTTTATGGTGCTAACTTTTTTCCCTTAGCCTTTCCTTCCGTTTGTTGATGTGGTGGCCCGGTTCCTGGTCAAACAGTCACGCAGTTGTTTCGTAAATCGTAATGTCTTGTCTTCTTCTCTTTGTTGGGCTGGGAGGTTTGTTGATATTACGGTTTTAGCCCTTTGGTCTGCAGCTATTTACATCCCGACCTTTTGTTGTATTTTTGAGTTCTTTTGTTCTTTGAGGGGTGTGTTGGTAATGTAATGTTTTGTCACATCCAGTCTGCTTAGCCAGGAGTTCTGCCTCTGCGGTTCTGCTGAAACGAGCAACTGCTCCACCAAGTCTACCCATTTCAGTTCCAGGCGTCCTCACTGGGAGATTGGTGGCGAGTTTGGTCGCCTTCACTTCATCTTCAATTCTTCTCTTCTATTCCCCTTCGTTTCTTGCTTCTTCCTCTGTTGTCAGAGAGCAAGTGAGCTGAGGGGAGTGGTTGTACCTTTGCAGAGCACCGATTGTGGTCTATCttctttgtcattcattttcttttccttttttttttctctttgcccTTTTCCAAACCACACGATTTTTCTTTTGGTCGCTGGCTTTAGTCTTATCTTTTGAGCTTCCGCACATTCTCTCCCCCCATTTTTTCCCTCTCTTCTGTCTCTTCTCTTCAGAAACTGATGGTCCATTACAAAAAACTCAAATCAGGTGAAATACAAGCCGAAAAGAAGAAAAGCCTAAATCCATGGAAGCTTATAACAGTAATGAAGATTTCGCAGTAGGATGCATAATTTTCAAGCCACAAAAGATTCTGCTATCAGGTATTtcgaattaatttttttttaaaatttctgacCAAGTTGTGGATTTGGACTATTTTGTGATTATTGCGGTTGATTTTATAAGTAGCATTTTTTAGGCAAGCTGAGTTGGAGGCTGAAGGATTTGGGATTAGTGTTACAGCTGAAGCTCAGAGCTCAGAGCATTTTTTATGCTCTGTTCAAAACGTAGGTTTTTATGTTTGTCATTTCTTTATTACTGTTTCTTGATCTTCTATTAGCGGTTTGGCTTTCTCAATATAATTTTTCGGTATATTTTATGtagttttttctttcctcttgttCTAATTGAAAATATTGGTTCTTTGCAGTCTTGACTTGTTATTTCTATTTTGTGATAAATAAGTTCTGGTAATGCTAGTGTTGTTATGACATCCAATTGTTGACAAAGAGCAGATTTTTGCATGAACTAAATGGTATGTTATTTCAAAAATTAACTGTTGTTATACAACTCCAAGGGTTTATCGTAAAAAAGAAATCTTTACTAATCAAAATAATTGTTTCTAATGAAAGATTTTTGCGTTTGTTCTTTTATCCGCCAGATCCAGGTTCTTTATTCTTCGGATCCAGTCTAAGATGTGCAGCAGCACAGAAAATCACATCAATTGAAGGTTGGTTTGTGGCTCGAGGATTACAACCATCAAAgtcttcatcttttttttttccttctctgatTTCTGTTCCTCCTCTGATTTTTGCACCATTGAGGGTTGGGGCTTGGTAAACACTCCCCTTCCCCATCCCTCCATCTCTTCTCTCATCAAATTTGCCGGCCGGCCAATATTTCTTCCATACCTCTCCGATTTTCTACataattttttctcaaaaaattaaTCTCAATAACAGCCACAGATGGCCTTCAATTTTCTGGcttttttttcgattttcttgggATGATATGAGCTACAAATTACTTGTAAATTTACCCAGCTTTTCTCTGTTCTTCCAATGGTCTCTATTTGCTTAATAATTAATAAAGCTTGGTTGGTAATTCTGTTtcaatgctttttttttctcgGACGATGAGTTCTGCTTGTTTTGTGTCAAACTTGAGATCTTTGATGTctctttttgtaattttattatggATCTTTGTCTGACAGGCTTTGGAAGAACTGGACGTTTGGTTGCTAGAGTTATCTTGCAGAGGGATGATGTAGAACTTGTTGCTATTAATGATCCATTTATCACCACTGATTACATGGTAAGTTCAACAACCACTTGTTATTGCAGTTAATTATGAGTCAAGATTGAATTTTTACGCGATTCTTCTTTAGGAATTAGGAGATCTGTAAAAGTTAGTCCCTTTGACAGTAAAAAAAGTGTAATTGTTGATCGAGTTATGGTCTAGATCTGTAGTTATGTGCTTTTCTGAACTGTGTGATCTTTTGCCATGCACAAATTGTAGACATATATGTTCAAGTATGATACTATCCATGGACAATGGAAACATCATGAAACACCAGTCAAAGTCTTTAGACTTGGGTACGGTGTTTCCTAAACTTAGTTTAGTCTGTGTAATTTGGTCGGAAGATTTGattattttggccaaaaaagtTATGCATTAAGTGGTTTTCTGGTGTATGTTTCAGGAACCCCGAAAAGATCCCTTGGGGTGTtcttctttttatattttaaaaacagaATGTTTCTGACCTTGTTGCTTCGTTTCTCCAGTTGATTGCTTGTATGCAAGTTAAAAAGTTGACTGTTATCATTTTGTGCTGTGtattgagaaaacttttgttttaccat contains the following coding sequences:
- the LOC140014919 gene encoding uncharacterized protein isoform X1, which gives rise to MLCSKHPGSLFFGSSLRCAAAQKITSIEGFGRTGRLVARVILQRDDVELVAINDPFITTDYMFTDENGQRQHVWQTSWAISTRFVGGIIMTHGDDTGLMLPPKLAPVQVWAL